A part of Corynebacterium lactis RW2-5 genomic DNA contains:
- a CDS encoding GuaB3 family IMP dehydrogenase-related protein, protein MRDIVEIGIGREARRTYELADIALVPSRRTRSSKDVDTSWRIDAYDFDIPLMTHPTDALVSPASAAEFARLGGLAVLNAEGIWARHADAEEKIAEVVKVARAAKEDWDLEAANRLLQELHAAPINEELLVSRIKEIRETGAITAVRVSPQHARDLAPVVIKAGIDLLIIQGTLISAEHVTAQGEPLNLKEFIGGLDVPVIVGGVVDYHTALHLMRTGAAGVIVGTGSTTSAEALGIDVSMATAIADAAAARKDYLDETEGRYVHIIADGGIETAGDIAKAIACGADAVALSDLLATTEEAPGQGYSWPSAAAHPTYPRGFVWSNMAESEKLVSLEEALFGPSASALGDRNLVGGLRRTMAKCGFTDVKSFQRVELSVRPKGV, encoded by the coding sequence ATGCGTGACATCGTTGAAATCGGCATTGGGCGTGAGGCACGTCGGACCTACGAGTTGGCGGATATCGCCCTTGTTCCGTCCCGGCGCACCCGTTCATCGAAGGACGTCGACACCTCTTGGCGTATCGATGCCTACGATTTCGACATCCCGCTGATGACTCACCCGACGGACGCCCTGGTCAGCCCGGCATCCGCCGCGGAGTTCGCCCGCCTGGGTGGCCTGGCAGTTCTGAACGCGGAGGGTATCTGGGCCCGCCACGCAGACGCCGAAGAGAAGATTGCCGAGGTCGTCAAGGTTGCGCGTGCTGCCAAGGAAGACTGGGATTTGGAGGCCGCTAACCGACTCCTGCAGGAACTGCACGCAGCTCCTATCAACGAGGAACTCCTGGTCTCGCGGATTAAGGAGATTCGCGAGACCGGTGCGATTACCGCCGTGCGTGTCTCTCCGCAGCACGCCCGTGACCTGGCGCCCGTGGTTATTAAGGCAGGCATCGACCTGCTGATCATCCAGGGCACCCTGATTTCCGCTGAGCATGTCACGGCTCAGGGCGAGCCCCTGAACCTGAAGGAGTTCATTGGTGGCCTGGACGTTCCTGTGATCGTCGGTGGTGTTGTGGACTACCACACCGCGCTGCACCTGATGCGCACCGGCGCAGCAGGCGTCATCGTCGGCACCGGTTCGACAACTTCGGCGGAGGCGCTCGGTATCGATGTGTCGATGGCCACCGCGATTGCGGATGCTGCGGCAGCCCGCAAGGACTACCTGGACGAGACTGAGGGCCGTTACGTCCACATCATCGCCGACGGTGGCATTGAGACAGCGGGCGATATCGCCAAGGCAATCGCCTGCGGTGCGGACGCGGTAGCCCTATCTGATTTGCTTGCTACCACCGAGGAAGCCCCGGGTCAGGGTTACTCCTGGCCGTCGGCCGCTGCGCACCCAACCTACCCGCGCGGTTTTGTCTGGTCGAACATGGCTGAGTCGGAGAAGCTGGTGAGCCTGGAGGAAGCTCTGTTCGGGCCGTCGGCATCCGCACTGGGTGACCGCAACCTGGTCGGTGGCCTGCGCCGGACGATGGCCAAGTGCGGCTTCACCGATGTGAAGTCCTTCCAGCGCGTTGAACTTTCGGTTCGTCCGAAGGGGGTATAG
- a CDS encoding FAD-dependent oxidoreductase → MSATRDYDVIIVGSGFGGSVSALRLTEKGYRVAVLEAGRRYEDKDFAKTSWRVHKYVWAPKLGLFGIQRIHMLKDVMILAGAGVGGGSLNYANTLYKPGPEYFQHRQWAHITDWESELSSHYDNASRMLGVVPNPTTTPADVVMREVAEDMGVGESFRTTPVGVFFGEKTGGKGKPGETVADPFFGGAGPDRTACTECGECMTGCRHNAKNTLVKNYLYLAEKTGAKVFDRTTVTALHPRADGSWVVDTERTGAWFAKGKKQLTADRVIVAAGAWGTQNLLHRQKADGHLPLISDFLGQLTRTNSEAILGAMGSKIDPANDFSSGVAITSSFFPDKDTHIEPVRYGKGSNAIAALQMIMTDGDTGVPRWRQAVNAAIERPDYLLRLVNLRKWSQRTIISLVMQNRDNSITTYLKKFGPLRFLVSKQGEGEPNPSWIPAGNEATRRAAKKMEQRGTHGEVIAGGTIGELANIPLTAHFIGGATISDSPEHGVVDPYLRVWGYPTLSIHDGSAMAANPGVNPSLSISANAERATSLWPNKGEEDLRPAQGENYVRIDPIAPNYPVVPSDAPAALNLGMPAIRKS, encoded by the coding sequence ATGAGTGCAACGCGCGACTATGACGTCATTATCGTCGGCTCCGGTTTCGGGGGTTCCGTCTCCGCACTGCGCCTGACCGAGAAGGGCTACCGCGTGGCGGTCCTGGAGGCAGGCCGACGCTATGAAGACAAGGACTTCGCCAAGACCAGCTGGCGCGTCCATAAGTACGTCTGGGCACCGAAGCTGGGCCTGTTCGGCATCCAGCGTATTCACATGCTCAAGGATGTGATGATTCTGGCGGGTGCCGGCGTCGGCGGAGGCTCTTTGAACTACGCCAATACTCTTTATAAGCCGGGGCCCGAATACTTCCAGCACCGCCAGTGGGCGCACATCACTGACTGGGAGTCCGAGCTATCCAGCCACTACGACAACGCATCCCGTATGCTCGGCGTTGTGCCTAATCCTACGACTACGCCTGCCGACGTCGTTATGCGCGAGGTTGCGGAGGATATGGGTGTCGGAGAATCGTTCCGGACAACACCGGTGGGCGTCTTCTTCGGTGAGAAGACCGGAGGAAAGGGTAAGCCGGGCGAGACCGTCGCCGACCCCTTCTTTGGAGGCGCCGGCCCGGACCGTACCGCCTGCACCGAATGCGGTGAGTGCATGACGGGTTGCCGTCATAACGCGAAGAACACCCTGGTCAAGAACTACCTTTACCTGGCAGAGAAGACTGGGGCGAAGGTATTCGACCGCACCACGGTCACGGCACTGCATCCTCGGGCCGATGGCTCTTGGGTTGTGGACACCGAGCGCACTGGCGCATGGTTTGCAAAGGGGAAGAAACAGTTAACTGCGGACCGCGTCATCGTCGCAGCCGGTGCTTGGGGCACGCAGAATTTGTTGCACCGGCAGAAGGCCGACGGTCACCTTCCTCTGATTTCGGACTTCCTGGGGCAGCTGACGCGCACCAATTCGGAGGCGATTCTCGGTGCGATGGGTTCGAAGATTGATCCGGCGAACGACTTCTCCAGCGGTGTCGCGATTACCTCATCATTCTTCCCGGATAAGGACACGCACATCGAGCCCGTTCGTTACGGCAAGGGTTCCAACGCGATTGCCGCATTGCAGATGATTATGACGGACGGTGACACAGGTGTGCCCCGCTGGCGTCAGGCGGTAAATGCTGCCATCGAACGCCCGGATTATTTGCTGCGTTTGGTCAACCTGCGCAAATGGTCGCAGCGCACGATCATCTCCCTTGTAATGCAAAATCGCGATAACTCCATCACGACCTACCTGAAGAAGTTCGGCCCGCTGCGCTTCCTGGTGTCCAAGCAGGGCGAGGGCGAGCCGAACCCGTCGTGGATTCCTGCGGGCAACGAGGCGACTCGTCGTGCTGCGAAGAAGATGGAACAGCGTGGCACTCACGGTGAGGTGATTGCCGGCGGCACCATCGGCGAGCTGGCGAATATCCCGCTGACCGCGCATTTCATCGGCGGCGCTACGATCTCGGATTCCCCGGAGCATGGCGTGGTCGACCCCTACCTGCGTGTGTGGGGATATCCGACCTTGTCTATTCACGACGGATCGGCCATGGCGGCGAACCCCGGAGTGAATCCGTCGCTGTCGATTTCCGCAAACGCGGAGCGCGCGACGTCGCTGTGGCCGAACAAGGGCGAGGAAGACCTGCGACCTGCCCAGGGGGAGAACTACGTGCGTATCGATCCGATTGCGCCGAACTACCCGGTGGTTCCATCGGATGCCCCGGCAGCCCTGAACCTGGGTATGCCTGCGATTCGGAAGTCTTGA
- the guaA gene encoding glutamine-hydrolyzing GMP synthase, translated as MSDQVTKPVLVVDFGAQYAQLIARRVREANIYSEVVPHDASAEEIKAKNPAALVLSGGPSSVYEDGAPKLNREWLELGIPVFGICYGFQAMTEALGGTIAATGDREYGRTQLSVVGGIAHAHAPESHEVWMSHGDAVSKAPEGFTVTATTKGAPVAAFENLDKRMAGVQYHPEVNHSPYGQGVLEKFLTEIAGLKADWTAANIADELVEKVRTQVGEDGRAICGLSGGVDSAVAAAIVQRAIGDRLTCVFVDHGLLRQGEREQVEKDFVAATGAKLITVDDRKVFLDALDGITDPETKRKTIGREFIRSFERAVAQALDGAPEGETVDFLVQGTLYPDVVESGGGSGTANIKSHHNVGGLPDDVEFTLVEPLRLLFKDEVRAVGRELGLPEEIVGRQPFPGPGLGIRIIGAVNEERLDTLRRADAIAREEMTAAGMDKVVWQCPVVLLADVRSVGVQGDGRTYGHPIVLRPVSSEDAMTADWTRVPYETLEKISTRITNEVPEVNRVVLDVTSKPPGTIEWE; from the coding sequence GTGTCTGATCAGGTGACTAAGCCCGTCCTCGTCGTTGACTTCGGTGCGCAGTACGCACAGCTCATCGCGCGACGAGTGCGCGAGGCAAACATTTATTCCGAAGTGGTCCCGCACGATGCGTCGGCCGAAGAAATCAAGGCGAAGAACCCGGCGGCCCTGGTGCTGTCGGGCGGCCCGTCGAGTGTATATGAGGACGGTGCGCCGAAGCTCAACCGCGAGTGGCTTGAGCTGGGCATCCCCGTGTTCGGTATCTGCTACGGCTTCCAGGCTATGACGGAGGCCCTCGGTGGTACCATCGCTGCGACCGGTGACCGCGAGTACGGCCGCACTCAGCTGTCCGTGGTTGGCGGTATTGCGCACGCGCATGCACCGGAGTCGCATGAGGTCTGGATGAGCCATGGTGACGCGGTTTCCAAGGCCCCGGAGGGCTTCACCGTTACCGCAACCACCAAGGGCGCTCCCGTCGCAGCCTTCGAGAACCTGGACAAGCGCATGGCTGGCGTCCAGTACCACCCGGAGGTTAACCACTCTCCGTACGGCCAGGGCGTTTTGGAGAAATTCCTTACCGAGATCGCGGGACTGAAGGCCGACTGGACCGCAGCGAACATCGCGGACGAGTTGGTAGAGAAGGTCCGCACCCAGGTCGGAGAGGACGGCCGCGCCATCTGTGGTCTGTCCGGCGGTGTTGATTCCGCAGTGGCAGCAGCTATCGTGCAGCGCGCCATTGGCGACCGCCTGACTTGTGTCTTCGTCGATCACGGCCTGCTGCGCCAGGGAGAGCGCGAGCAGGTGGAGAAAGACTTCGTCGCCGCCACCGGCGCGAAGCTGATTACCGTCGATGACCGCAAGGTATTCCTCGATGCCCTCGACGGCATCACTGACCCAGAGACCAAGCGCAAGACCATCGGCCGTGAGTTCATCCGCTCCTTCGAGCGTGCCGTGGCTCAGGCTCTCGACGGTGCTCCGGAGGGCGAGACTGTGGACTTCCTGGTCCAGGGCACCCTCTACCCGGACGTGGTCGAATCCGGCGGCGGCTCCGGCACCGCGAATATCAAGAGCCACCACAACGTCGGCGGCCTACCGGACGATGTCGAATTCACTCTCGTTGAGCCCCTGCGCCTGCTGTTCAAGGACGAGGTTCGTGCCGTCGGCCGCGAGCTGGGTCTGCCGGAGGAAATCGTCGGCCGTCAGCCCTTCCCGGGCCCGGGTCTGGGCATCCGCATCATCGGCGCCGTCAACGAGGAGCGCCTGGATACCCTCCGCCGCGCCGATGCCATCGCCCGCGAGGAAATGACCGCCGCCGGCATGGACAAGGTCGTCTGGCAGTGCCCGGTCGTTCTGCTTGCCGACGTCCGCTCGGTCGGCGTCCAGGGGGATGGCCGCACCTATGGTCACCCAATCGTGCTGCGCCCGGTGTCCTCCGAGGACGCGATGACCGCGGACTGGACCCGCGTTCCCTACGAGACCCTGGAGAAGATCTCGACCCGCATCACCAACGAGGTTCCCGAGGTCAACCGAGTTGTCCTCGACGTCACCTCGAAGCCGCCGGGAACCATTGAGTGGGAGTAA
- a CDS encoding antibiotic biosynthesis monooxygenase family protein, whose product MSIVKINAITVPEGSGEELERRFAGNASKISQVPGFVGFQLLRPTAGESRYFVFTEWESEEAYDAWRNGHAFKKSHEGERKAPVSTGAELLEFDVVLDVKAQA is encoded by the coding sequence ATGAGCATTGTAAAGATTAACGCCATCACTGTTCCTGAAGGTTCCGGCGAAGAACTAGAGCGTCGCTTCGCGGGCAACGCCTCCAAGATTTCGCAGGTACCGGGCTTCGTCGGTTTCCAGCTGCTGCGCCCGACTGCCGGGGAGAGTCGCTACTTCGTATTTACTGAGTGGGAGAGCGAAGAGGCCTACGACGCCTGGCGCAACGGCCATGCTTTCAAGAAGTCGCACGAGGGCGAGCGGAAGGCGCCGGTGTCGACGGGCGCTGAGCTGCTGGAATTCGACGTTGTGCTGGATGTGAAGGCACAAGCGTAA
- a CDS encoding Y-family DNA polymerase, with the protein MSRVFALWLPDWPVQAARLAGVLDSQPTAPVALCLQGEISVCSPAARRAGVRRGQSRRQAQALCPGLGLAEADEGRDSAEFEPVVQRLEAIAAGVEALRPGLAVVAGGGVARYYGGEDIALEKLVDAAAVPGVDCMVGAADDIVTAILAARRGILVPEGASAGFRAGVSLAELCAETSLGLPEELAAAWSELGLRTLGDVAAVPKRAVANRFGARGARWHDVAVRGEARLVAPRSLPADLAVVHGAWESPLQRVDEASFVARSLAVRLHDVLAEHGFSCYRLLIEAQFDDSTQVRRVWRCAEPLSERATADRVRWQLDGWLNTRAASEEAEGRGIVELRLEPMDVVTAGLVRQDLWRGGDAAAARARRSAERVQGLLGTDAVSRPVLRGGRGPGERIEYLTFGESREPRGGCAESAWLGAIPAPNPSVVGAGADVQLCDCRGDPVGVTGRATVTSAPRTLHVEGTEYHVESWAGPWPIDERWWAPDEARRAARIQVQAVAPNGDVRAMLLIGRRGLWSVEGIYD; encoded by the coding sequence ATGAGCCGGGTTTTTGCCCTTTGGCTGCCGGATTGGCCAGTGCAGGCGGCCCGGCTGGCGGGAGTATTGGATTCGCAGCCGACGGCACCGGTCGCGCTGTGCCTACAGGGTGAAATTAGCGTTTGTTCTCCGGCGGCTCGTAGAGCAGGGGTGCGCCGAGGTCAGAGTCGTCGGCAAGCACAGGCGCTGTGCCCGGGGCTGGGGCTCGCGGAGGCGGATGAGGGGAGGGACTCGGCCGAGTTCGAGCCTGTGGTTCAGCGGCTTGAGGCGATAGCGGCGGGCGTGGAGGCGTTGCGCCCGGGCCTAGCAGTCGTGGCGGGTGGGGGAGTGGCACGGTACTACGGTGGGGAGGATATCGCGCTGGAAAAGCTGGTAGACGCCGCGGCGGTGCCTGGCGTGGACTGTATGGTCGGGGCTGCGGACGATATCGTCACGGCGATTTTGGCTGCTCGCCGCGGGATTCTGGTCCCGGAGGGGGCGAGCGCCGGGTTCCGGGCAGGAGTGTCCCTTGCGGAACTGTGTGCGGAGACTTCGCTCGGCCTTCCGGAGGAATTGGCGGCCGCATGGTCGGAGCTGGGTTTGCGCACTCTGGGAGATGTGGCGGCTGTGCCGAAAAGGGCCGTCGCTAATCGTTTCGGAGCGCGCGGTGCTCGCTGGCATGATGTGGCGGTCCGAGGAGAAGCCCGTCTGGTTGCGCCGCGGTCTTTGCCCGCAGATCTAGCAGTGGTGCACGGAGCGTGGGAGTCTCCGTTGCAGCGGGTGGATGAGGCCTCGTTCGTGGCAAGGTCGCTTGCTGTCCGGTTGCACGATGTTCTGGCTGAGCACGGTTTTTCCTGCTATCGGTTGCTCATTGAGGCGCAGTTTGATGACAGCACGCAAGTGAGGCGGGTGTGGCGTTGCGCGGAGCCTCTATCTGAACGTGCCACGGCCGACCGGGTGCGCTGGCAGCTGGACGGGTGGCTCAACACAAGGGCGGCATCGGAGGAGGCCGAGGGACGGGGGATCGTCGAGCTGCGTCTGGAGCCGATGGATGTCGTTACCGCAGGGCTCGTTCGCCAGGACTTGTGGCGCGGAGGCGATGCCGCGGCGGCTCGTGCGCGGCGGTCTGCCGAGAGGGTGCAGGGCCTATTGGGTACGGACGCTGTCAGTAGGCCAGTACTGCGAGGAGGCCGGGGCCCCGGTGAGCGAATTGAGTATCTCACCTTCGGGGAAAGCCGAGAGCCCCGGGGCGGGTGCGCTGAGAGTGCTTGGCTGGGTGCCATCCCCGCGCCTAATCCCAGCGTGGTAGGAGCGGGGGCGGACGTGCAGTTGTGTGACTGCCGTGGAGATCCCGTAGGAGTGACAGGGCGTGCGACGGTGACGTCTGCGCCGAGAACTCTGCATGTGGAGGGAACCGAGTATCACGTCGAATCGTGGGCCGGGCCATGGCCTATCGACGAACGGTGGTGGGCGCCGGACGAAGCGCGCCGGGCGGCGAGAATCCAGGTGCAGGCGGTCGCCCCGAACGGCGATGTCCGGGCGATGCTGCTAATCGGGCGCAGAGGCTTGTGGAGCGTGGAGGGCATCTACGATTGA
- a CDS encoding AMIN-like domain-containing (lipo)protein: MTMHTLRNSRVRAGLAASLCLAMGLSLASCARDSETQDTAAAVSMKTDSSSAAPGDAKNQKTEKATLDTDPAPGGDFSFGPAEAAQADASYLSIEDVRIGSHDGYDRIVFEFGGEGKPGYFIRYEDIPAQQASGKPISVDGSPKLSVDLRGIGYPFDFEKTDYPSGPVRPEKTSGVNEVVGAGTFEGQSQYVVGMKGEKLRYKVFTLSNPTRLVIDFEAK; encoded by the coding sequence ATGACTATGCACACGCTCCGCAACTCTCGTGTCCGCGCGGGACTCGCGGCTTCCCTGTGCCTTGCGATGGGCCTTTCCCTCGCATCCTGCGCTCGCGATTCAGAGACGCAAGATACGGCCGCGGCGGTGTCCATGAAGACGGATTCCTCCTCCGCAGCTCCAGGCGATGCCAAGAATCAGAAGACCGAGAAAGCCACCCTCGACACCGATCCGGCGCCGGGCGGTGATTTCTCCTTTGGCCCTGCCGAAGCTGCGCAGGCGGACGCTTCCTACCTCTCGATTGAGGATGTCCGAATCGGATCTCACGATGGCTACGACCGCATAGTCTTCGAGTTCGGAGGCGAGGGCAAACCGGGCTATTTCATCCGCTACGAGGACATTCCGGCACAGCAGGCGTCGGGCAAACCCATCTCGGTCGACGGCAGCCCGAAGCTCTCGGTTGACCTCCGTGGCATCGGCTACCCATTCGACTTCGAAAAGACTGACTACCCATCCGGCCCGGTCCGCCCTGAAAAGACTTCGGGAGTCAACGAAGTTGTCGGAGCCGGAACTTTCGAGGGGCAGAGCCAGTACGTCGTTGGAATGAAGGGCGAGAAGCTGCGCTACAAGGTTTTCACCCTGTCCAACCCCACGCGGCTGGTTATCGACTTCGAGGCGAAGTAG
- a CDS encoding sucrase ferredoxin, which translates to MTQQAKDAAKLDTVCSAQFDEPLPGTAKPGKLFIALEHQLGWSRDILDGGVWGDEITGRVKHWLAERGAVMQLIRKPGRLGQQPCDGINVYISHCDPSVGEGVFLEHRLIADVEVLLELDVQLGIPTEGATRVDHPLYLVCTHGKRDRCCAVKGRPVAAAMHNLFPEMVWETSHSKGHRFAPAMVLLPWNYCYGRISAVETKAVIEEAQRGIIHAEGCRGRGIYPAAAQVAELAVRREVNSWGADDIARVELSDDNACAVVTLADGPVAGGAEAEYEVALERIVTQGVVSSCGDAPGPKKGWAAVEVRRL; encoded by the coding sequence ATGACCCAGCAGGCCAAAGATGCAGCCAAACTAGATACCGTGTGCTCCGCGCAGTTCGACGAGCCGCTACCGGGAACTGCGAAACCGGGCAAGCTCTTTATCGCTCTGGAGCACCAGTTGGGTTGGTCTCGTGACATCCTCGACGGCGGGGTGTGGGGTGACGAGATCACAGGGCGAGTCAAGCATTGGCTGGCCGAGCGGGGAGCCGTGATGCAGCTGATCCGTAAGCCCGGGCGCCTGGGGCAGCAGCCCTGCGATGGGATCAACGTCTATATCTCGCACTGCGATCCGAGCGTCGGAGAAGGGGTATTTCTTGAGCATCGCTTAATCGCCGATGTTGAGGTACTGCTAGAACTCGATGTGCAGCTGGGGATCCCCACCGAAGGGGCAACCCGCGTCGATCATCCCCTCTACCTGGTGTGCACACACGGCAAGCGCGATCGTTGCTGCGCGGTGAAAGGGCGCCCGGTCGCGGCGGCTATGCATAATCTTTTCCCGGAGATGGTCTGGGAGACTTCTCACTCTAAGGGGCATCGTTTCGCTCCTGCTATGGTGCTGCTGCCGTGGAATTACTGCTACGGCCGCATCAGCGCGGTAGAGACGAAGGCCGTCATCGAGGAAGCTCAACGCGGAATCATCCACGCCGAAGGATGTAGAGGGAGGGGAATCTACCCTGCTGCGGCTCAGGTGGCCGAGTTGGCAGTGCGTCGTGAAGTGAACTCTTGGGGAGCAGACGACATCGCGCGGGTAGAGCTCAGTGATGACAACGCGTGCGCCGTAGTCACGCTTGCCGACGGGCCGGTCGCAGGCGGTGCGGAGGCAGAATACGAAGTGGCCCTGGAGCGAATCGTCACGCAAGGAGTGGTGTCCTCGTGCGGCGATGCTCCAGGGCCAAAGAAGGGCTGGGCTGCCGTGGAAGTACGGCGGCTCTAG
- a CDS encoding methionine ABC transporter permease, giving the protein MIDFLNSLPSVSGKNTNWEGLGPMLGEAFGQTLYMVCIAMIIGGLAGLAIGVLLYTTRDGGVLRSKPLYQVLNVFINFVRPIPFIILVTAIGPLTKSVVGTTIGTEAAVFVMSIAATFAIARLVEQNLMSIDPGVLEAARAMGAGPWRIIRTVIIPEALGPLVLGYTFAFIAVVDMSAMAGYIGGGGLGNFAITYGYQAFDWNVTLVTTLVIILIVQVAQLFGNWLAKKIMRR; this is encoded by the coding sequence ATGATCGACTTTCTAAACTCCCTGCCCTCCGTCAGCGGCAAGAACACCAACTGGGAAGGCCTCGGCCCGATGCTTGGCGAGGCCTTCGGGCAGACGCTGTACATGGTGTGCATCGCCATGATTATCGGTGGTCTGGCCGGCCTCGCCATCGGCGTGCTGCTCTACACCACCCGCGACGGCGGCGTGCTGCGCAGCAAGCCGCTGTACCAGGTGCTCAACGTTTTCATTAACTTCGTCCGCCCGATTCCGTTCATCATCCTGGTCACAGCCATCGGCCCGCTGACCAAGAGCGTGGTCGGCACGACCATCGGCACCGAGGCGGCCGTGTTCGTCATGTCGATCGCCGCGACCTTCGCCATTGCTCGCCTGGTCGAGCAGAACCTCATGTCCATCGACCCCGGCGTCCTCGAGGCGGCGCGCGCGATGGGCGCGGGCCCGTGGCGAATCATCCGCACCGTCATCATCCCGGAGGCCCTTGGACCGCTGGTCCTCGGCTACACCTTCGCCTTCATCGCGGTCGTCGATATGTCCGCGATGGCCGGCTACATCGGCGGCGGCGGACTGGGTAACTTCGCCATCACCTACGGCTACCAGGCCTTCGACTGGAACGTGACCCTGGTGACCACGCTGGTCATCATTCTGATTGTTCAGGTCGCCCAGCTATTCGGCAACTGGCTGGCGAAGAAGATTATGCGCCGCTAA
- a CDS encoding methionine ABC transporter ATP-binding protein, which yields MTNKGTKLEFRELNKKFGDVTALTDINLTVEPGEILGVIGYSGAGKSTLIRMINGLEKPTSGQVLLDGTDIAGMSERQLRGLRRNIGMIFQHFNLFTSRNAIKNVEYPLELAGMPKAKRRARAQELLEFVGLGDKAESYPEQLSGGQKQRVGIARALATEPTLLLADEATSALDPETTADVLGLLRRINREMGVTIVLITHDMSVVRGIADRMAIMELGNIVETGYVHEVFSNPATEVGRRFATTALRDMPIGRERESVQSAGGRLITITINDGVDISALSQAAASHGATATIAHGAVSNVQAKSYGRLTLRLTPAAGADVTDTEAAVAAIAQLTQVEELES from the coding sequence GTGACCAACAAGGGAACGAAGCTCGAATTCCGCGAGCTAAACAAGAAATTCGGTGACGTCACCGCGCTCACCGATATCAACCTGACGGTGGAGCCGGGCGAAATCCTCGGCGTCATCGGCTACTCCGGCGCCGGAAAGTCAACGCTGATCCGCATGATTAACGGCCTGGAAAAGCCCACCTCCGGCCAGGTTCTACTCGACGGAACCGACATCGCCGGCATGTCCGAGCGCCAACTGCGGGGCTTGCGCCGCAATATCGGCATGATTTTCCAGCACTTCAACCTGTTCACCTCGCGCAATGCGATTAAGAACGTGGAGTACCCGCTGGAACTCGCGGGCATGCCGAAGGCCAAGCGCCGCGCCCGCGCCCAGGAACTCCTCGAGTTCGTCGGCCTGGGCGATAAGGCCGAGTCCTACCCCGAGCAGCTCTCGGGCGGCCAGAAGCAGCGCGTCGGCATCGCCCGTGCGCTCGCCACCGAGCCCACCCTTCTGCTTGCCGACGAAGCCACCTCCGCCCTCGACCCAGAGACGACGGCGGATGTGCTCGGGCTTCTCCGCCGGATTAACCGCGAGATGGGTGTCACCATCGTCCTGATTACCCACGATATGTCGGTCGTCCGCGGCATCGCGGACCGCATGGCCATCATGGAGCTGGGCAACATCGTGGAAACCGGCTACGTTCACGAGGTCTTCTCCAACCCCGCTACCGAGGTGGGGCGCCGCTTCGCCACTACGGCGCTGCGGGACATGCCCATTGGCCGTGAGCGCGAGTCGGTACAGAGCGCCGGAGGCCGCCTGATCACGATCACCATCAACGATGGCGTGGACATTTCTGCGCTGTCACAGGCGGCGGCATCCCATGGCGCAACCGCCACGATTGCGCACGGCGCTGTGTCCAACGTTCAGGCGAAGTCCTATGGTCGCCTGACCCTCCGACTCACGCCTGCAGCGGGAGCCGATGTCACCGATACGGAGGCCGCCGTAGCCGCCATTGCCCAACTAACCCAGGTAGAGGAGCTTGAATCATGA
- a CDS encoding MetQ/NlpA family ABC transporter substrate-binding protein gives MAFKRFAAGALTLAFAATGLVACGDSGETIRIGTTDASKKAWTVFEQKAQEKGINLEIQNFSDYQTPNRALDEGQLDVNQFQHIKFLAEYNVGANADLTPIGSTEIVPLALFWKDHKSVDELKKGDEVAIPNDPSNQGRAINVLVQAGLLKLKKDDLLTPSPADIDEATSKVKVLPVDAAQTPAAYGEGKPAIINNSFLDRAGIDPNTAIFQDDPNSKEAEPYINVFVTKADKAKDPKFAELSKLWHTKEVQDAVAEDSKGTSVSVDRPADELQQILDRVEKQQREQN, from the coding sequence ATGGCATTCAAGCGCTTCGCAGCAGGAGCCCTCACCCTCGCCTTTGCCGCCACCGGGCTGGTCGCCTGTGGCGATTCCGGCGAAACCATCCGCATCGGCACCACTGATGCCAGCAAGAAGGCATGGACAGTCTTCGAACAAAAAGCACAGGAAAAGGGCATCAACCTAGAAATTCAGAACTTCTCCGACTACCAGACTCCAAACCGCGCACTCGATGAGGGCCAGCTCGACGTAAACCAGTTCCAGCACATCAAGTTCCTAGCCGAGTACAACGTCGGCGCGAACGCGGATCTAACCCCAATCGGCTCCACCGAGATCGTTCCGCTCGCACTGTTCTGGAAGGACCACAAGTCCGTCGATGAACTAAAGAAGGGCGACGAGGTCGCAATTCCGAACGATCCCTCCAACCAGGGCCGCGCCATCAACGTTCTGGTTCAGGCAGGCCTACTGAAGCTAAAGAAGGACGACCTGCTCACCCCGTCCCCGGCCGACATCGACGAGGCCACCTCCAAGGTCAAGGTCCTGCCAGTCGACGCAGCCCAGACCCCGGCAGCTTACGGCGAGGGCAAGCCGGCCATCATCAACAACTCCTTCCTGGACCGCGCGGGTATCGACCCGAACACCGCGATCTTCCAGGACGACCCGAACTCCAAGGAAGCCGAGCCCTACATCAACGTCTTCGTCACCAAGGCCGACAAGGCCAAGGATCCTAAATTTGCCGAGCTGTCGAAGCTGTGGCACACCAAGGAGGTCCAGGATGCCGTCGCCGAGGACTCTAAGGGCACTTCGGTATCCGTCGATCGCCCGGCGGACGAGCTGCAGCAGATTCTCGACCGCGTCGAGAAGCAGCAGCGCGAGCAGAACTAA